The proteins below come from a single Zhouia spongiae genomic window:
- a CDS encoding ROK family protein: protein MAETKKKYAIGVDIGGSHIATAVVDIQNRKVIPETKIHVPLDSGQNAGSILEIWVRTIKESVQRAGNLPVWGIGFSIPGPADYQQGILKIKGCNKYESLFGIDIKTLLATKLKDCLIDPDNIVFINDASGFLLGEVWSEGLEDDNIVAITLGTGIGSGFMQNGSIVSDAENIPEYGEIYNLPYRARTAEDWISTQWFLSRYEEIFKAGVQNVKQIAEAAAYDERAQFIFEEFGMNLGSLLFPVLEKFDADLLILGGNITKGYSLFKDTFEKAFNDAPPKIHFARETENAAILGAVKNLIIMDETNVKRRETEQILMPVRQSEKVQEGYNIFPSFEIEKGVIVQGFDTLAREISKYKKVCIEGYVGVDWDFFIGNLSKALHALEVENIACSVFSAYKNESEIEEMISPFLGGDDPVFGRLFEGELESFIDVDKLSSIKADDNCLSIIYGPGASLGNWDAKLIYIDIPKNEIQYRSRAGWVTNLGVQNPIPPKPQYKRMFFVDWPVLNKHKKDLLKDIDYIIDGQYLNDISWCSGDTFRLSLNQMSKNAFRARPWFEPGVWGGDWIKKNIAGLSQDVVNYAWSFELIVPENGIVFSYKGVNLEVSFDFLMFNDNKAILGDAAKTFGTDFPIRFDFLDTFNGDKLSLQCHPSPNFITEQFGERFTQDETYYILDAEPDAKVYLGFHENIDEDEFHRALNKSHNDCTPMDVESFVQVHPAKKHDLFLIPHGTVHCSGENNLVLEISSTPYIYTFKMYDWMRMDLNGHPRPLNIERGMANLNFDCKGDVVKEEYISKQTVVEENEDSKVIRLSTHPQHFYEVYRMEFKNRIHVTGNNQCHVLSLVEGNSIEVITGDRKMIVKYAETFVIPAESGSYRINNLGPGMAKVVKSYVKPEVCNHEF, encoded by the coding sequence ATGGCTGAAACAAAAAAGAAATATGCAATTGGTGTAGATATAGGAGGATCCCATATTGCAACTGCCGTGGTAGATATTCAAAACAGGAAGGTTATTCCGGAAACTAAAATCCACGTGCCTCTTGATTCAGGCCAGAATGCCGGTAGCATACTTGAAATTTGGGTTAGGACCATAAAGGAGAGTGTGCAAAGAGCAGGTAATTTACCTGTTTGGGGTATTGGCTTTTCTATCCCGGGGCCGGCTGATTATCAACAGGGAATTTTAAAGATAAAAGGATGTAATAAGTATGAAAGCCTGTTTGGCATTGATATAAAAACACTTTTAGCAACAAAACTAAAGGATTGTCTGATCGATCCTGATAACATAGTATTCATTAATGACGCCAGCGGGTTTTTATTGGGAGAAGTATGGTCGGAAGGTCTGGAAGACGATAACATAGTAGCCATTACTCTGGGAACAGGTATAGGTTCGGGATTTATGCAGAATGGATCTATTGTTTCTGATGCTGAGAACATTCCTGAGTATGGAGAGATCTATAATCTGCCTTATAGGGCACGTACGGCTGAAGACTGGATATCGACCCAATGGTTCTTAAGCAGATATGAAGAAATATTTAAGGCCGGTGTCCAGAACGTAAAACAAATAGCCGAAGCGGCCGCCTATGATGAAAGGGCGCAATTCATATTTGAAGAATTCGGAATGAACCTGGGGAGTTTATTATTTCCCGTACTTGAGAAGTTTGATGCCGATTTGCTAATACTAGGAGGTAATATAACAAAAGGGTATTCCTTGTTTAAGGATACATTCGAGAAAGCATTTAATGATGCCCCCCCTAAAATACATTTTGCTAGAGAAACTGAAAATGCCGCAATACTTGGGGCGGTTAAAAATTTGATAATCATGGATGAAACTAATGTAAAAAGAAGAGAAACCGAACAAATTTTAATGCCGGTAAGGCAATCCGAAAAGGTGCAGGAAGGGTATAATATATTTCCTTCTTTTGAAATTGAAAAAGGAGTCATAGTACAAGGCTTTGATACTTTAGCTCGAGAGATCTCAAAGTATAAAAAAGTGTGTATAGAGGGGTATGTGGGTGTAGATTGGGATTTTTTTATCGGGAATCTATCGAAAGCACTCCATGCTCTCGAAGTTGAGAACATAGCCTGTTCGGTTTTTTCGGCCTATAAAAATGAATCCGAAATAGAAGAAATGATATCCCCTTTTTTAGGAGGCGATGATCCAGTTTTTGGACGTTTGTTTGAGGGAGAACTGGAAAGTTTTATCGATGTTGATAAACTCAGTTCCATAAAAGCTGATGACAATTGTCTCTCAATTATATACGGACCGGGAGCTTCTTTAGGTAATTGGGATGCCAAACTGATTTATATAGATATCCCTAAAAATGAGATTCAATACAGGTCGAGAGCAGGTTGGGTAACAAATCTGGGAGTTCAGAATCCAATACCTCCAAAGCCACAGTATAAAAGAATGTTCTTTGTAGACTGGCCGGTTTTGAACAAGCATAAAAAAGACCTTTTAAAGGATATAGATTATATTATTGACGGTCAATATCTAAATGATATTTCATGGTGTAGCGGAGATACTTTCAGGTTGTCTTTGAATCAAATGTCTAAAAACGCATTTAGGGCTAGACCATGGTTTGAACCGGGTGTATGGGGAGGTGACTGGATTAAAAAAAATATAGCAGGACTTTCTCAGGATGTTGTAAATTATGCCTGGTCTTTTGAGCTGATAGTACCGGAAAACGGAATTGTGTTTTCATACAAAGGAGTAAACCTCGAAGTGTCTTTCGACTTTCTGATGTTTAATGACAATAAGGCCATTCTTGGTGATGCGGCAAAGACCTTTGGAACAGATTTTCCTATCAGGTTTGATTTTTTAGATACATTTAACGGCGACAAGCTCTCCTTGCAATGTCATCCTTCTCCTAATTTTATAACGGAGCAGTTCGGCGAAAGGTTTACTCAGGATGAGACCTATTATATACTGGATGCAGAACCTGATGCGAAAGTATATTTAGGTTTTCACGAAAATATAGATGAGGATGAGTTTCATAGAGCATTGAACAAGAGTCACAACGATTGTACGCCAATGGATGTTGAAAGCTTTGTGCAGGTACATCCGGCTAAAAAACACGATCTGTTCCTCATCCCACACGGTACGGTACATTGTTCCGGGGAAAACAATTTGGTGCTGGAAATAAGCAGTACCCCTTATATTTATACTTTTAAAATGTACGATTGGATGCGTATGGATTTAAACGGACACCCCAGGCCATTGAATATAGAGAGAGGTATGGCCAATCTGAATTTTGATTGTAAAGGAGATGTGGTAAAAGAAGAGTATATTTCGAAACAAACTGTAGTAGAAGAAAATGAAGACTCGAAAGTAATCCGTTTGAGTACACATCCACAGCATTTTTATGAAGTTTACAGAATGGAATTTAAGAACCGGATTCATGTAACCGGAAATAATCAGTGCCATGTGTTGAGTTTGGTTGAAGGAAATTCTATAGAAGTCATAACGGGAGATAGAAAAATGATTGTCAAGTATGCGGAAACTTTTGTAATCCCGGCTGAATCCGGCTCGTATAGGATTAACAATCTGGGACCAGGGATGGCCAAGGTTGTTAAATCGTATGTTAAACCAGAAGTATGTAATCATGAATTTTAA
- a CDS encoding sugar porter family MFS transporter, whose translation MNFKIVFIAFAAALAGFLFGFDTAVISGTVELVKEQFNLSDAGIGWYVSCALVGAISGVVFSGYLSDKYGRKFMLMLSGALFLISALGCTVSGSFTELVLYRLIGGVAFGVASMVSPLYISEISPAHMRGKLVSVYQLAITLGILIAYFSNYWTSLAHERGQDSGFFLAKLLYGEQYWRGMFFNEVFPVILFLGCLLFIPKSPRWLMVKNRIDAARQIIDAYQIEYQQQKTEVKEEKTGFFKLVKGIYRRPMLIAIFLMVFSQICGINAIIYYGPSILNEAGFTLGDALGGQVTIGFVNVVFTFVAIYTIDRWGRKPLLRFGATGVILSLLLISLMFFLGDSYANYVIVGILLYIACYAFSLGPVQFVIASEVFPTNIRGRALTISTLFLWGTNAIVGQTFPMILSELKAPLTFLLFGVICMPAIWIIKKYIPETKGKTLEEIENSWK comes from the coding sequence ATGAATTTTAAAATTGTATTTATTGCATTTGCGGCTGCACTGGCCGGATTTTTGTTTGGGTTTGACACTGCAGTGATTTCAGGCACAGTTGAATTGGTTAAGGAACAATTTAACCTTTCTGACGCCGGAATAGGCTGGTATGTTAGCTGTGCATTGGTAGGTGCTATTTCCGGTGTGGTATTTTCAGGTTACCTGAGTGATAAATACGGCCGTAAATTTATGTTGATGCTATCCGGGGCCCTGTTTTTAATCTCAGCTCTGGGATGTACAGTTTCAGGGTCTTTTACAGAGCTGGTACTTTATCGGTTAATAGGAGGTGTTGCCTTTGGGGTTGCATCTATGGTTTCGCCATTATACATCAGTGAAATTTCTCCGGCTCATATGCGAGGAAAATTGGTGTCGGTCTATCAGCTGGCTATTACACTTGGAATCCTTATAGCCTATTTTAGTAATTACTGGACGTCTCTCGCTCATGAAAGAGGACAGGATTCCGGTTTTTTTCTGGCAAAACTTCTATATGGGGAACAATATTGGAGAGGCATGTTCTTTAATGAGGTATTTCCGGTGATTTTATTTTTAGGGTGCTTACTCTTTATCCCTAAAAGTCCGAGATGGTTGATGGTAAAAAACAGGATAGATGCCGCCAGACAGATCATAGATGCATATCAAATAGAATATCAACAACAGAAAACGGAGGTTAAAGAAGAAAAAACAGGTTTTTTTAAACTGGTAAAAGGAATTTACCGGCGTCCGATGCTTATAGCCATATTCTTGATGGTTTTCTCCCAGATATGTGGTATTAATGCAATTATTTATTACGGTCCCAGTATTTTGAATGAAGCCGGATTTACCCTGGGAGATGCCCTGGGAGGGCAGGTAACAATAGGTTTTGTGAATGTTGTTTTTACGTTTGTTGCAATCTATACCATAGACAGGTGGGGCCGAAAACCTCTTTTGAGGTTCGGTGCAACAGGTGTTATTTTGTCATTGTTGCTGATTAGTCTCATGTTCTTTCTGGGAGACAGCTATGCTAATTATGTTATAGTAGGAATACTGCTATATATTGCGTGTTATGCTTTTTCTCTGGGACCGGTTCAGTTTGTGATCGCATCTGAAGTATTTCCGACAAATATCAGGGGCAGGGCGCTGACTATAAGTACATTGTTTTTATGGGGAACAAATGCCATAGTTGGACAGACTTTTCCAATGATATTATCGGAGTTAAAAGCTCCGCTTACTTTTTTGCTTTTTGGGGTAATCTGTATGCCGGCTATATGGATTATTAAAAAATATATTCCGGAAACAAAAGGAAAAACCCTGGAAGAAATAGAAAATTCATGGAAATAA
- a CDS encoding sulfite exporter TauE/SafE family protein: MAPILEAGLLIAIGFIVGIINTISGGGSTLTLPVLIFLGLDAATANGTNRIAILTQNITAIAGFKSKGVRVSKISWWLGFSALAGSLIGAKIAIDIRDETFNRVLAIVMLFIVGLMVFKPKRNFNELVERLTGKYFWMSFTAFFFIGIYGGFIQAGTGILMMLALSLINNMSLVKTNVVKAVTMLIYTIATLLVFWYTDNLNFKYGLLMAIGQAAGGWLSSRWSVDKGDGFVKLFLILMVIVMAVKLWFF; this comes from the coding sequence ATGGCACCCATATTAGAAGCAGGCTTGCTTATAGCAATTGGTTTTATAGTAGGTATAATCAATACAATATCCGGCGGAGGATCAACACTGACACTGCCTGTCCTTATTTTTTTAGGCTTAGACGCCGCTACTGCTAACGGAACCAATCGCATAGCTATTTTAACACAGAATATAACTGCTATAGCCGGGTTTAAAAGTAAGGGTGTAAGGGTAAGTAAGATTAGTTGGTGGCTGGGGTTTTCAGCTTTGGCCGGCTCACTGATCGGTGCTAAAATAGCTATTGACATAAGAGATGAAACTTTTAATAGGGTTTTAGCCATAGTGATGCTTTTTATTGTTGGCCTAATGGTGTTTAAGCCTAAACGCAATTTTAATGAATTAGTGGAGCGGCTTACAGGTAAGTATTTCTGGATGTCATTTACAGCTTTTTTCTTTATCGGTATTTATGGCGGATTTATTCAGGCCGGAACAGGTATTTTAATGATGCTGGCACTATCTCTGATAAACAATATGAGCCTGGTTAAAACTAACGTTGTGAAAGCGGTTACCATGCTTATATATACCATAGCAACCCTGTTGGTATTTTGGTATACAGATAACCTGAATTTTAAATATGGGCTTTTAATGGCTATAGGCCAGGCGGCGGGAGGATGGCTTAGCAGTAGATGGTCTGTCGATAAAGGAGATGGTTTTGTAAAATTGTTTTTGATATTAATGGTGATAGTCATGGCCGTAAAACTATGGTTTTTTTGA